A part of Aspergillus flavus chromosome 1, complete sequence genomic DNA contains:
- a CDS encoding galactose oxidase yields MKQKPRMGLKWASVLLLIGLSKAEKSIVHGSLISAVAQGASLGIEGSGAPVDTGGENTGLYQSPPYNSARIDRSSWIATCDSELVGHECINAIDGDNSTYWHSGDDTNGIASLPHNITINLGTVQNVSGIAVWPRAVEDGWIGTHDVSLSTDGVTWGDPVAHGAWWPDSTVKLAVFEPKAVQYVRLIARSSFNGDNATSIADLQIWSANSIPTAPQGKRLSEVGAWGPTIDFPLVPASAAIEPSSGKVLVWSSYRKNQYGGTSGGLTQTATWDPNTGVVSRREVSDTEHDMFCSGISMDVNGRVIVTGGNDDTMTSIYDSFSDSWIAGAPMNVERGYQASTILSDGNMFVLGGSWNGPQLQNKNSEVYNVTADTWTQLPNAGSQPMLTHDNLGPYHADNHGWIFGWKNLSIFHAGPSQAMHWYFAQGVGNVTNAGNRSTDYDQMSGNAVMFDATGGRILTFGGSPNYEDSDATKNATLITIGDPNTPPVTVKAGGDMGYARTFHTSVVLPDGSVFITGGQAHGLPFNEDTAQLTPERYIPEEDRFVEHFPNNIVRVYHSWSLLLPDATVINGGGGLCANCTANHYDAQIYTPPYLFDADGNRAPRPHIETVAPASLRYGGQITITADSPISNASLIRYGTTTHTVNTDQRRIELVLEDAGTNMYTADIPNDPGVALPGYYMLFVMNANGVPSVSKNVQITL; encoded by the coding sequence ATGAAGCAGAAGCCAAGAATGGGTCTCAAGTGGGCATCGGTATTGTTGCTCATCGGTTTATCCAAAGCAGAGAAAAGCATCGTGCACGGGTCCCTCATATCTGCCGTAGCACAGGGGGCGTCTCTGGGTATTGAAGGTAGTGGTGCCCCCGTCGATACCGGAGGAGAGAATACAGGCTTGTATCAGTCTCCACCTTACAACAGCGCGCGGATCGACCGTAGCAGCTGGATAGCAACATGCGACAGCGAGCTGGTCGGACATGAATGTATCAATGCGATCGACGGCGACAATAGCACGTACTGGCACAGCGGTGACGACACCAACGGTATTGCGTCCCTTCCTCACAATATCACTATCAATCTCGGGACAGTACAGAATGTGAGCGGGATTGCCGTGTGGCCAAGAGCCGTGGAAGATGGTTGGATTGGGACACATGATGTTTCCCTTAGCACTGATGGGGTAACCTGGGGAGATCCAGTCGCACATGGGGCATGGTGGCCTGATTCGACCGTGAAGCTGGCTGTGTTTGAGCCTAAAGCGGTGCAGTATGTGAGGCTCATTGCGCGTTCCTCGTTCAATGGAGACAATGCAACTAGTATTGCAGACCTACAAATCTGGTCGGCGAACAGCATTCCCACAGCGCCACAGGGAAAACGCCTCAGTGAAGTTGGCGCCTGGGGGCCAACGATCGACTTCCCTCTCGTCCCAGCCTCTGCGGCCATCGAGCCCAGTTCCGGGAAGGTGCTCGTCTGGTCTTCATATCGAAAGAACCAGTATGGGGGTACCAGTGGTGGCTTAACGCAAACTGCCACGTGGGATCCGAATACGGGCGTTGTCTCACGGCGCGAAGTCTCCGATACCGAGCATGATATGTTCTGTTCTGGTATCTCCATGGATGTCAATGGGCGCGTGATTGTCACTGGAGGAAATGATGACACCATGACGAGTATCTACGACTCTTTCAGCGACAGCTGGATCGCTGGAGCACCGATGAACGTCGAACGTGGCTACCAGGCTTCCACCATCCTGTCCGACGGAAATATGTTTGTTCTGGGCGGTTCGTGGAACGGGCCGCAGCTTCAGAACAAGAACAGTGAGGTGTATAATGTCACGGCAGACACCTGGACTCAGTTGCCGAACGCCGGCTCACAGCCCATGTTAACCCATGACAACCTGGGTCCCTATCATGCAGACAACCATGGCTGGATTTTCGGTTGGAAGAACCTCTCGATCTTCCATGCCGGGCCGAGCCAGGCCATGCACTGGTACTTCGCCCAGGGCGTAGGGAATGTGACGAATGCAGGCAATCGAAGCACGGACTACGATCAGATGTCCGGCAATGCGGTCATGTTTGACGCCACCGGTGGGAGAATCCTCACTTTTGGAGGTTCCCCAAACTATGAGGATTCGGATGCTACAAAGAATGCAACTCTCATAACGATAGGGGACCCTAACACCCCGCCGGTGACTGTGAAAGCAGGTGGTGACATGGGATACGCGCGGACGTTCCATACTTCGGTTGTCTTGCCCGATGGAAGTGTTTTTATCACCGGTGGCCAGGCACATGGCCTGCCCTTTAACGAGGACACGGCTCAATTGACGCCAGAGCGATACATCCCTGAGGAGGACAGATTCGTCGAACACTTTCCGAACAATATCGTCCGAGTTTACCACAGCTggtcccttcttctccctgaCGCGACGGTGATTAATGGTGGCGGTGGATTGTGTGCCAACTGCACCGCCAACCACTATGATGCCCAGATCTATACTCCGCCATATTTGTTTGACGCGGATGGAAACCGTGCCCCACGGCCTCACATCGAGACGGTGGCCCCAGCCAGCCTTCGGTATGGCGGTCAAATTACTATCACTGCCGATTCCCCTATCAGTAACGCCTCCCTGATCCGCTACGGCACCACAACACACACAGTGAACACCGACCAGCGTCGCATCGAACTAGTGCTCGAAGATGCCGGGACCAACATGTACACAGCAGACATCCCCAATGATCCTGGCGTTGCTCTTCCTGGATACTACATGCTGTTCGTCATGAACGCAAACGGAGTGCCTAGCGTATCGAAAAACGTCCAAATTACTCTGTGA
- a CDS encoding dyp-type peroxidase family protein (unnamed protein product), translated as MCANYSLVRLLYYLLDYYILIINMASEENLTTGVNKDNVQGNIWPGLPKEFELFYFFKISKTDSFRRHLRYLIPHITTANSALKSRDQIAKHKAAVSDRLTHPATIPLAGVNIGFSANGLKKLVKNESDRLKAGPFLGGMLADLQGGTAGGEGRDNPDDWEKGFKDNDIDGIILVTGDSERTAYAKLYEVKSHFIGFFWFNSSIEDRFTITGYKRPGQESNKEHFGYREHISQPQLVGLDPSPTGDKEPPPVPPGYIITNTDQDPSPQPDWATEGSFLVFRKLQQLVPEFNKWLNETAPKHDLTADQLSARLMGRWKSGAPLCHTLWKDDPALAENNNFDYLPTNTQEHCPFAAHIRKARPRGDLADKFSSAIIRRGIPYGPEVTKEEQDKQTTKEDRGMLFVCYQSNISNGFRRIQEQWCNKNTFPSGKKRITGDPGPGADPICGQPNGPDPFVMGLCDGKNKNIHVDLHCCVIPRGGEYFFSPSIAALKNISNGST; from the exons ATGTGTGCCAATTATTCTCTCGTGCGGCTATTGTATTACCTGCTGGACTACTACATTCTCATTATCAATATGGCATCTGAGGAAAATCTGACGACTGGAGTTAATAAGGACAACGTGCAGGGCAACATATG GCCGGGTTTGCCCAAGGAGTTTGAATTGTTCTACTTTTTCAAGATTTCCAAGACGGACAGCTTCCGGCGCCATCTGCGCTACCTGATTCCTCATATAACTACGGCAAATAGCGCCCTCAAATCTCGGGACCAAATTGCGAAACACAAGGCTGCAGTGTCTGACAGACTTACGCACCCCGCAACGATTCCACTGGCTGGGGTAAATATTGGCTTCAGCGCGAATGGCCTGAAGAAG CTGGTGAAGAACGAGAGTGACCGCTTGAAGGCTGGTCCCTTTCTTGGCGGCATGCTTGCCGATCTGCAAGGTGGGACTGCTGGGGGTGAAGGCCGGGATAATCCAGATGACTGGGAGAAAGGCTTCAAGGATAACGACATCGATGGCATAATTCTGGTCACGGGAGATTCCGAGAGGACCGCTTATGCGAAGCTCTATGAGGTGAAGTCTCACTTTATCGGCTTTTTCTGGTTCAATTCAAGCATCGAAGACCGCTTCACGATCACTGGATATAAGCGTCCGGGCCAGGAGAGCAATAAGGAACA CTTTGGGTACCGTGAACATATCTCCCAGCCCCAGCTTGTCGGGCTGGACCCGTCCCCCACAGGGGATAAAGAACCTCCTCCAGTACCACCGGG GTATATTATCACCAACACCGACCAAGACCCTTCGCCTCAGCCGGATTGGGCGACGGAAGGTAGCTTCCTGGTATTCCGCAAGCTGCAACAGTTAGTGCCGGAGTTTAACAA ATGGTTGAATGAAACGGCCCCAAAGCACGACCTGACCGCCGATCAGCTCTCTGCACGCTTGATGGGCCGGTGGAAAAGTG GAGCTCCCTTGTGCCACACGCTCTGGAAAGACGATCCCGCTCTGGCAGAAAATAACAATTTTGACTACCTACCAACCAATACCCAAGAGCATTGCCCTTTTGCTGCGCATATACGCAAGGCTAGACCACGTGGCGATCTGGCAGACAAATTCAGCAGTGCAATCATCCGGCGGGGCATACCGTATGGCCCGGAGGTTacaaaagaagagcaagacaAGCAAACAACGAAGGAAGATCGTGGAATGTTGTTTGTCTGCTATCAAAGCAATATTTCAAATGGATTCCGCAGGATCCAAGAGC AGTGGTGCAACAAGAACACCTTCCCCTCAGGCAAAAAGCGTATCACCGGTGATCCAGGACCCGGAGCCGATCCAATCTGTGGTCAGCCAAATGGGCCAGACCCGTTTGTGATGGGATTGTGTGATGGCAAGAATAAGAACATCCATGTGGATTTGCATTGCTGCGTGATTCCTAGAGGGGGGGAGtacttcttct